From the Sphingomonas phyllosphaerae 5.2 genome, one window contains:
- the secE gene encoding preprotein translocase subunit SecE has product MAKTTPLEFIRQVRTETAKVVWPTGRETVMTGVMVVIMTTVLALFFLSVDSIFNAVVKALLSLAQ; this is encoded by the coding sequence GTGGCGAAGACGACCCCGCTGGAATTCATCCGTCAGGTCCGCACCGAGACCGCGAAGGTCGTGTGGCCCACCGGACGCGAAACCGTGATGACGGGCGTGATGGTCGTCATCATGACCACCGTGCTCGCGTTGTTCTTCCTCTCGGTTGATTCGATCTTCAACGCCGTGGTCAAGGCGTTGCTGAGCCTGGCGCAGTAA
- the nusG gene encoding transcription termination/antitermination protein NusG yields the protein MARWYIIHAYSGFEGKVRDSIMSEATRMGLEQLVEQIEVPTETVTEARRGKKIAVERKFMPGYVLAKLAMNDDVYHLVKNTPKVTGFLGSSGKPQPISDAEAARMLNSKEEAAAAPKTKVKVDYEIGDAVKVLEGPFASFNGTVEELDFDKSKVKVSVSIFGRATPVELDFEQVERSK from the coding sequence ATGGCGCGCTGGTACATCATCCACGCCTACTCGGGCTTCGAGGGCAAGGTCCGCGATTCGATCATGTCCGAGGCGACCCGCATGGGCCTCGAACAGTTGGTCGAGCAGATCGAGGTGCCGACCGAAACGGTCACCGAGGCGCGCCGCGGCAAGAAGATCGCGGTCGAGCGCAAGTTCATGCCCGGCTACGTGCTGGCGAAGCTGGCGATGAACGACGACGTCTATCACCTCGTCAAGAACACGCCGAAGGTCACCGGCTTCCTGGGCTCTTCGGGCAAGCCGCAGCCGATCTCGGATGCGGAAGCGGCACGGATGCTCAATTCCAAGGAAGAGGCCGCCGCCGCGCCGAAGACCAAGGTCAAGGTCGACTATGAGATCGGCGACGCCGTGAAGGTGCTGGAAGGCCCGTTCGCCAGCTTCAACGGCACGGTCGAGGAACTCGACTTCGACAAGTCGAAGGTCAAGGTCTCCGTCAGCATCTTCGGTCGTGCGACCCCGGTCGAACTCGACTTCGAGCAGGTCGAGCGCAGCAAGTAA
- a CDS encoding AraC family transcriptional regulator: MSFSRTPPDALADHVARFFVTIIERPDDALLDAFLLHENAYVRVPLLGEWETLVDDRWIAYEGPMLFGAQERRFPVRCRGPVIAAGFSIRPGGWFAFADEPADEMADRVRPIDGDWGAALRWATVDVYDTEQTFARLEEVVRERVAVRAVPADAVSAAFERIARVDPTRPVADIAEEFGMSGRRLDRAVRAHFGHLPKTVLRRSRFLDMAAVMRGLAVPTADELAELRFYDASHLNREFREFVEMTPAQFRRTATTLFTPALEVRQQRKRVDLAPHIVAAPWRDEAASEGLRPEA; this comes from the coding sequence TTGTCGTTCAGCCGTACCCCGCCGGATGCGCTGGCCGATCATGTCGCACGGTTCTTCGTGACGATCATCGAGCGGCCGGACGATGCCTTGCTCGACGCGTTCCTGCTGCATGAGAACGCCTATGTCCGCGTCCCGCTGCTTGGCGAGTGGGAGACATTGGTCGATGATCGCTGGATCGCGTACGAGGGGCCGATGCTGTTCGGCGCGCAGGAGCGGCGGTTCCCGGTGCGGTGCCGCGGACCGGTGATCGCGGCGGGCTTCTCGATCCGCCCCGGCGGCTGGTTCGCGTTCGCCGACGAACCTGCGGACGAGATGGCGGACCGGGTGCGGCCGATCGACGGCGACTGGGGCGCCGCGCTGCGGTGGGCGACCGTCGACGTCTACGATACCGAGCAGACGTTCGCGCGGCTGGAAGAAGTGGTGCGCGAGCGCGTTGCGGTTCGGGCGGTGCCCGCCGATGCGGTCAGCGCAGCGTTCGAGCGGATCGCGCGCGTCGATCCGACGCGCCCGGTCGCGGACATCGCGGAGGAGTTCGGAATGTCGGGGCGGCGGCTCGACCGCGCGGTGCGCGCGCATTTCGGGCATCTGCCCAAGACGGTACTGCGCCGCAGCCGCTTTCTGGATATGGCGGCGGTGATGCGCGGACTGGCCGTGCCGACCGCGGACGAACTCGCGGAATTGCGCTTCTACGACGCGTCGCATCTGAACCGCGAGTTCCGCGAGTTCGTGGAAATGACGCCCGCGCAGTTCCGGCGCACCGCGACGACCTTGTTCACACCGGCGCTGGAAGTGCGTCAGCAGCGCAAGCGGGTCGATCTCGCCCCGCACATCGTCGCTGCGCCGTGGCGCGACGAAGCAGCGAGCGAAGGTCTTCGCCCGGAGGCGTAG
- the rplK gene encoding 50S ribosomal protein L11, which yields MAKKITGYIKLQVPAGSANPSPPIGPALGQRGVNIMEFCKAFNAQTGDMEKGAPLPTVITVYADRSFSFVTKTPPATFLIKKAANLKSGSKEPGKVSAGKIKRSQLVEVAQTKMKDLNANDIEAATKIIEGSARAMGLEVVEG from the coding sequence ATGGCAAAGAAGATCACAGGCTATATCAAGCTGCAGGTCCCGGCCGGTTCCGCCAACCCGTCGCCGCCGATCGGCCCGGCGCTGGGTCAGCGCGGCGTGAACATCATGGAATTCTGCAAGGCGTTCAACGCACAGACCGGCGATATGGAGAAGGGCGCACCCCTCCCCACCGTCATCACCGTCTATGCCGACCGCAGCTTCTCGTTCGTGACGAAGACGCCGCCGGCGACCTTCCTCATCAAGAAGGCGGCGAACCTGAAGTCGGGCTCGAAGGAGCCGGGCAAGGTGTCGGCGGGCAAGATCAAGCGCTCGCAGCTGGTCGAAGTCGCGCAGACGAAGATGAAGGATCTGAACGCCAACGACATCGAGGCGGCGACCAAGATCATCGAAGGTTCGGCCCGCGCGATGGGCCTCGAAGTGGTGGAGGGCTGA
- the rplA gene encoding 50S ribosomal protein L1, producing MTKLSKKQKAITVDREKLHGIDEAIAMAKSGATSKFDETIEVALNLGVDPRHADQMVRGVVTLPAGTGKTVRVGVFARGAKADEARAAGADVVGAEDLMETIQGGTIDFDRCIATPDMMGVVGRLGKVLGPKGLMPNPKLGTVTMNVAEAVKAAKGGQVEYRVEKAGIIHSGIGKASFAQEDLRRNFDALVDAVVKAKPSGAKGKYVRKVALSSTMGPGIKVDTAEVAGA from the coding sequence GTGACGAAGCTGAGCAAGAAGCAGAAGGCGATCACGGTCGATCGTGAGAAGCTCCACGGCATCGACGAGGCGATCGCGATGGCGAAGTCGGGTGCGACCTCCAAGTTCGACGAGACCATCGAAGTCGCGCTGAACCTTGGCGTCGATCCGCGTCACGCCGACCAGATGGTCCGCGGCGTGGTGACGCTGCCGGCCGGCACCGGCAAGACGGTGCGCGTCGGCGTATTCGCGCGCGGCGCGAAGGCTGACGAGGCGCGTGCGGCGGGTGCCGACGTGGTCGGGGCCGAGGACCTGATGGAGACGATCCAGGGCGGCACGATCGACTTCGATCGCTGCATCGCGACGCCGGACATGATGGGCGTCGTCGGTCGCCTCGGTAAGGTGCTGGGCCCCAAGGGTCTGATGCCGAACCCGAAGCTGGGTACGGTGACCATGAACGTCGCGGAGGCCGTGAAGGCGGCCAAGGGCGGCCAGGTCGAGTATCGCGTCGAGAAGGCCGGCATCATCCACTCGGGCATCGGCAAGGCGTCGTTCGCGCAGGAAGACCTGCGTCGCAACTTCGACGCGTTGGTCGATGCGGTGGTAAAGGCCAAGCCGTCGGGCGCGAAGGGCAAGTACGTCCGCAAGGTCGCGCTGAGCTCGACGATGGGTCCGGGCATCAAGGTCGACACCGCGGAAGTCGCCGGCGCGTAA
- a CDS encoding alpha-hydroxy-acid oxidizing protein, whose amino-acid sequence MPHYGDYQNAIYFAGLSGIVPEWPVDHAGLRARAEAHWPAAVRDYVQGGCGDEATQDGNAAAFDHWGMTPRMMVDTSARDLATTLFGHRLPSPLFMAPIGINGICTDDGHGDLAAARASNVTGVPFCASTLANDPLEDVRAACGAAPALFQLYTPREPDVAASLVARAEAAGYAAIVVTLDTWVTGWRPRDLNTGNFPQLRGAVLANYFTDPAFRALLARPPEEDRQAAIMTWAATFGRVLTWNDMTWLRSLTSLPIILKGICHPDDARRAIDAGADGIYVSNHGGRQANGGVAAIDHLPAVVEAVAGRVPVLFDSGVRSGTDMVKAIALGADLVGLGRPYCYGLALGGAEGCAHVLKCVLAEADLLMAVNGWPTLAAVRAAGAIRT is encoded by the coding sequence ATGCCGCATTACGGCGACTATCAGAACGCGATCTACTTCGCGGGCCTTTCGGGGATCGTCCCCGAATGGCCGGTCGATCACGCCGGCCTGCGCGCCCGTGCCGAGGCGCATTGGCCGGCGGCGGTACGCGATTACGTCCAGGGTGGTTGCGGCGACGAGGCGACGCAGGACGGCAACGCCGCGGCCTTCGATCACTGGGGCATGACACCGCGGATGATGGTCGACACCAGCGCGCGCGACCTTGCGACCACGCTGTTCGGCCATCGCCTGCCGTCGCCGCTGTTCATGGCGCCGATCGGCATCAATGGCATCTGCACCGACGATGGCCATGGCGACCTCGCCGCCGCCCGCGCTTCGAACGTCACCGGCGTGCCGTTCTGCGCCTCGACGCTCGCCAACGATCCGCTTGAGGACGTGCGCGCCGCCTGCGGCGCCGCCCCGGCGCTGTTCCAGCTCTACACCCCTCGCGAACCGGATGTCGCCGCCAGTCTCGTCGCGCGTGCCGAAGCGGCGGGCTATGCCGCGATCGTCGTCACGCTCGACACCTGGGTGACCGGCTGGCGCCCGCGCGACCTCAACACCGGCAACTTCCCGCAATTGCGCGGTGCGGTGCTCGCCAACTACTTCACCGACCCGGCCTTCCGCGCACTGCTGGCCCGCCCCCCCGAGGAGGACCGCCAGGCCGCGATCATGACATGGGCCGCGACGTTCGGGCGCGTGCTCACCTGGAACGACATGACGTGGTTGCGCTCGTTGACCAGCTTGCCGATCATCCTGAAGGGCATCTGCCACCCGGACGATGCGCGGCGCGCGATCGACGCTGGCGCCGACGGGATCTACGTCTCCAACCACGGCGGCCGGCAGGCGAATGGCGGGGTCGCCGCGATCGACCATCTGCCCGCCGTCGTCGAGGCGGTCGCCGGGCGCGTGCCGGTCCTCTTCGACAGCGGCGTGCGCTCCGGCACCGATATGGTGAAGGCGATCGCGCTCGGCGCCGACCTCGTCGGCCTCGGCCGCCCCTATTGCTACGGCCTCGCGCTCGGCGGCGCGGAGGGTTGCGCGCACGTCCTCAAATGCGTGCTCGCGGAGGCGGACCTGCTGATGGCGGTCAACGGCTGGCCGACGCTCGCCGCCGTGCGTGCAGCGGGCGCGATCCGCACCTGA